In Rhodovulum sulfidophilum DSM 1374, the following are encoded in one genomic region:
- a CDS encoding DUF952 domain-containing protein has translation MLIYKIFRRAEWDALRERGASRGAPVDLADGFIHLSTAGQVAGTAEKHFAGESDLVLVAVEADRLGPDLKWEPSRGGALFPHLYRELRLADLVWDKSLPLGATGHIFPEGVI, from the coding sequence ATGCTGATCTACAAGATTTTCCGACGCGCCGAATGGGATGCGCTCCGCGAGCGGGGCGCCAGTCGCGGCGCGCCGGTCGATCTGGCCGATGGCTTCATCCATCTCTCGACCGCCGGGCAGGTGGCCGGCACCGCCGAGAAGCACTTTGCGGGCGAAAGCGACCTGGTTCTGGTCGCGGTCGAGGCCGACAGGCTGGGGCCCGACCTGAAATGGGAACCCTCGCGCGGCGGCGCCCTGTTCCCGCATCTTTACCGTGAGCTCCGACTTGCCGATCTGGTCTGGGACAAGTCGCTGCCGCTGGGCGCGACCGGGCATATCTTTCCCGAGGGGGTGATATGA
- a CDS encoding quinone-dependent dihydroorotate dehydrogenase, translated as MTPLERVGLAVFHRIEPERAHALSLTALRRGLVPLPGQLTSSRLATDLAGLSLPNPVGLAAGYDKNAVALGPLMRAGFGFLEVGAATPRPQPGNPRPRLFRLIEDRAAINRFGFNNDGMEAVRARLAARPAGVPVGLNLGANKDSPDRAADFATVLRACGAHVDFATVNVSSPNTEKLRDLQGHEALAALLAGVMAARAELSRPVPVFLKIAPDLTDAEIDDIAAVALEAGVSGIVATNTTLARTGLKSAGAGQAGGLSGAPLFARSTRVLARLSAATGGQLPLIGVGGVGSAEEAYAKIRAGASALQLYTALVYGGMSLVGDIVEGLDRLLARDGFAHVSEAVGTGRKDWE; from the coding sequence ATGACGCCGCTTGAACGGGTGGGGCTGGCGGTGTTTCACCGGATCGAGCCGGAACGCGCCCATGCGCTGTCGCTGACGGCGCTGCGGCGCGGGCTCGTGCCGCTGCCGGGGCAACTCACCAGCTCGCGGCTGGCCACCGATCTGGCCGGGCTTTCGCTGCCCAACCCGGTGGGGCTGGCGGCAGGTTACGACAAGAACGCGGTGGCGCTGGGACCGCTGATGCGGGCGGGCTTCGGCTTTCTCGAGGTCGGCGCCGCGACGCCCCGGCCGCAGCCCGGCAATCCGCGGCCGCGGCTGTTCCGGCTGATCGAGGACCGGGCCGCGATCAACCGCTTCGGCTTCAACAATGACGGCATGGAGGCGGTCCGCGCCCGGCTGGCGGCGCGGCCCGCAGGCGTGCCGGTGGGGCTGAACCTCGGCGCCAACAAGGACAGCCCCGACCGGGCGGCCGATTTCGCCACGGTGCTGCGGGCCTGCGGTGCGCATGTCGATTTCGCCACGGTCAATGTCTCGTCGCCCAATACCGAGAAGCTGCGCGATCTGCAGGGCCACGAGGCGCTGGCGGCGCTGCTGGCGGGGGTGATGGCGGCGCGGGCGGAACTTTCCCGCCCCGTTCCGGTTTTCCTCAAGATCGCGCCGGATCTGACCGATGCCGAGATCGACGACATTGCCGCCGTGGCGCTGGAGGCCGGGGTCTCGGGCATCGTCGCCACCAATACCACGCTGGCGCGGACCGGGCTGAAAAGCGCCGGGGCCGGGCAGGCGGGCGGGCTGTCTGGCGCGCCGCTCTTCGCGCGCTCGACCCGGGTTCTGGCCCGGCTGTCGGCCGCGACCGGCGGGCAATTGCCGCTGATCGGGGTGGGCGGCGTCGGTTCGGCCGAGGAGGCCTATGCCAAGATCCGCGCGGGCGCCTCGGCGCTGCAGCTTTATACCGCGCTGGTCTATGGCGGCATGAGCCTCGTGGGCGACATCGTCGAGGGGCTCGACCGGCTGCTGGCGCGGGACGGGTTCGCCCATGTCTCCGAGGCCGTGGGCACGGGACGAAAGGACTGGGAATGA
- the arsC gene encoding arsenate reductase (glutaredoxin) (This arsenate reductase requires both glutathione and glutaredoxin to convert arsenate to arsenite, after which the efflux transporter formed by ArsA and ArsB can extrude the arsenite from the cell, providing resistance.), with product MTAIAIWHNPRCSKSRAALALLQERGVEPQVRRYLEVPPNEKELREVLDMLGGPAIGMMRTGEPLFSELELARDAPDEVLIAAMAAHPKLIERPLAMADGRAVLGRPPERVLELLED from the coding sequence ATGACGGCGATCGCGATCTGGCACAATCCGCGCTGCTCGAAATCGCGCGCGGCTCTGGCGCTTCTGCAGGAGCGGGGCGTCGAGCCCCAGGTGCGGCGCTATCTCGAGGTGCCGCCGAACGAGAAGGAGCTGCGCGAGGTTCTCGACATGCTGGGCGGACCCGCCATCGGCATGATGCGGACCGGCGAGCCGCTATTCTCCGAGCTGGAGCTTGCCAGGGATGCGCCCGACGAGGTGCTGATCGCGGCCATGGCCGCGCATCCGAAGCTGATCGAGCGGCCGCTGGCGATGGCCGATGGCCGTGCCGTTCTGGGCCGCCCGCCCGAACGGGTGCTGGAGCTTCTGGAAGACTGA
- the carA gene encoding glutamine-hydrolyzing carbamoyl-phosphate synthase small subunit — MPAATPHPTACLTLADGTVFYGHGFGAVGETVAELCFNTAMTGYQEIMTDPSYAGQVVTFTFPHIGNVGVNPDDDETADPVAAGMVVKWDPTEPSNWRAADALKDWLARRGRIGIGGIDTRRLTRAIRQQGAPHVALAHDPEGKFDIEKLVAKARAWSGLVGLDLAKDVTCAQSYRWDEMRWSWPEGHAKRTEPGHRVVAIDYGAKRNILRCLASAGCDVTVLPASASAEDVLALEPEGVFLSNGPGDPAATGEYAVPMIRKILDKDVPLFGICLGHQMLALALGAKTVKMNHGHHGANHPVKDLETGKVEITSMNHGFTVDSQTLPEGVKETHVSLFDGSNCGIRMTDRPVFSVQYHPEASPGPQDSYYLFERFAAAMADRKQA, encoded by the coding sequence ATGCCAGCCGCCACGCCTCACCCGACCGCCTGCCTGACCCTCGCCGACGGGACCGTCTTCTACGGCCATGGCTTCGGCGCCGTGGGCGAGACGGTGGCCGAGCTCTGCTTCAACACCGCCATGACCGGCTATCAGGAGATCATGACCGACCCTTCCTATGCGGGTCAGGTGGTGACCTTCACCTTCCCCCATATCGGCAATGTCGGCGTCAATCCCGACGATGACGAGACCGCCGATCCGGTGGCCGCGGGCATGGTGGTGAAATGGGACCCGACCGAGCCCTCGAACTGGCGCGCGGCCGATGCGCTGAAGGACTGGCTGGCCCGGCGCGGCCGGATCGGCATCGGCGGCATCGACACCCGGCGGCTGACCCGGGCGATCCGCCAGCAGGGCGCGCCGCATGTGGCGCTGGCCCATGATCCCGAGGGCAAGTTCGACATCGAGAAGCTGGTGGCCAAGGCGCGCGCCTGGTCCGGCCTGGTCGGGCTCGACCTGGCCAAGGATGTCACCTGCGCGCAAAGCTATCGCTGGGACGAGATGCGCTGGAGCTGGCCCGAGGGGCACGCGAAACGCACCGAGCCCGGCCACCGGGTCGTGGCCATAGACTATGGCGCCAAGCGCAACATCCTGCGCTGCCTGGCCTCGGCCGGCTGCGACGTGACCGTGCTGCCCGCCAGCGCCAGTGCCGAGGACGTGCTGGCGCTCGAGCCCGAGGGCGTGTTCCTGTCGAACGGTCCGGGCGATCCGGCGGCGACCGGCGAATACGCGGTGCCGATGATCCGCAAGATCCTCGACAAGGACGTGCCGCTGTTCGGGATCTGCCTCGGGCACCAGATGCTGGCCCTGGCGCTGGGGGCGAAGACCGTCAAGATGAACCACGGACATCACGGCGCCAACCACCCGGTGAAGGATCTCGAGACCGGCAAGGTCGAGATCACCTCGATGAATCACGGCTTCACCGTCGACAGCCAGACCCTGCCCGAGGGCGTCAAGGAAACCCATGTCTCGCTGTTCGACGGGTCGAATTGCGGCATCCGCATGACCGACCGCCCGGTCTTCTCGGTGCAATATCACCCCGAGGCGAGCCCGGGCCCGCAAGACAGCTATTACCTGTTCGAACGCTTCGCGGCCGCCATGGCCGACCGCAAGCAGGCCTGA
- a CDS encoding GatB/YqeY domain-containing protein, with protein MDLRTRISAALKAAMKDREANRLGTLRLINAAIKDRDIAARTGDTEEGVSEAELLAILARMVKQRQESARAYEEGGRLDLAERERAEIAVIEEYLPRQLTADEVDEAIGTAIVETEANSIRDMGRVMAQLKARYAGRMDFAAVGPMVRQRLS; from the coding sequence ATGGACCTACGCACCCGCATTTCTGCGGCGCTCAAGGCGGCGATGAAGGACAGGGAGGCGAACCGGCTCGGAACGCTGAGGCTGATCAATGCCGCGATCAAGGACCGCGACATCGCGGCCCGTACCGGCGATACCGAAGAGGGTGTGAGCGAGGCCGAGCTGCTGGCCATCCTCGCCCGCATGGTCAAGCAGCGACAGGAAAGCGCACGCGCCTATGAAGAGGGCGGGCGACTCGACCTGGCCGAACGCGAACGTGCCGAGATCGCCGTGATCGAGGAATATCTGCCGCGTCAGCTGACCGCGGACGAGGTCGACGAGGCAATCGGCACGGCGATCGTCGAGACCGAGGCCAATTCGATCCGCGACATGGGCCGGGTGATGGCGCAGCTGAAGGCCAGATATGCCGGCCGGATGGATTTCGCCGCCGTCGGCCCGATGGTGCGTCAGCGTCTGTCCTGA
- the lipB gene encoding lipoyl(octanoyl) transferase LipB encodes MGPEWLELKELSPYEETVAAMEARAGQIAAGQAREAIWLLEHPPLYTAGTSARPEDLTDPGRFPVYETRRGGQFTYHGPGQRVVYVMLDVGRRGRDVRRFVWQLEQWVIETLAEFNVRGERRAGRVGVWVVRPDLPPGPSGAPREDKIAAIGVRLRRWVSFHGLSINVEPDLGHFDGIVPCGIRGHGVTSLVDLGLPVTMADVDVALRRSFDRVFGPLPPEAS; translated from the coding sequence ATGGGGCCGGAATGGCTTGAATTAAAAGAACTTTCACCCTACGAGGAAACGGTTGCCGCGATGGAGGCCAGAGCCGGGCAGATTGCGGCCGGACAGGCCCGCGAGGCGATCTGGCTGCTCGAACATCCGCCGCTCTACACCGCGGGCACCTCGGCGCGGCCCGAAGACCTTACCGATCCGGGCCGGTTTCCGGTCTACGAAACCCGGCGCGGCGGCCAGTTCACCTATCACGGGCCGGGCCAGAGGGTGGTCTATGTCATGCTCGATGTCGGGCGGCGCGGCCGTGACGTGCGCCGCTTCGTCTGGCAACTGGAGCAATGGGTGATCGAGACCCTCGCCGAATTCAATGTACGGGGCGAGCGGCGTGCGGGCCGGGTCGGGGTCTGGGTGGTGCGCCCCGATCTGCCGCCCGGGCCGTCGGGCGCGCCGCGCGAGGACAAGATCGCCGCCATCGGCGTGCGACTGCGGCGCTGGGTCAGCTTCCACGGGCTCTCGATCAATGTCGAGCCGGATCTCGGGCATTTCGACGGGATCGTGCCCTGCGGCATCCGCGGCCATGGCGTGACCAGCCTGGTCGATCTGGGGCTGCCGGTCACCATGGCCGATGTCGATGTCGCGCTGCGGCGCAGCTTCGACCGGGTCTTCGGGCCGCTGCCGCCCGAAGCCTCCTAG
- a CDS encoding ABC transporter substrate-binding protein, with protein MTIRPILVSTVALIAGSAAWAADPDLLVFDYSGFEIPAFHADYAEKYGQEPSFTFFGDEEEALQKLRSGFRTDVSHICAGSVTKWIESGILEPWDTSRITAWEHINADLKGTDVADTGAEVYFVPTDFGSTAIAYNTEDVPAGDVASLDVFKNPEYAGRVTLPDNVDDAFALAYLATGTTNWSTVTDAQFDAAVAWLRDVHPNLRTYWTDPAELAQLLASGEVLVSWAWNETLPTMVDQGFPVGFQREAKEGSSLWVCGYVDLKDGPGSEQKAYDFLNATLAPSSTKALLDAGYGQANAKAMAAIGNEALTAIGLGPIDVPVLAQLPMPGELREKQSAAFEKIKAGF; from the coding sequence ATGACCATCCGCCCGATTCTCGTCAGCACCGTGGCCCTGATCGCCGGGTCCGCCGCCTGGGCCGCCGACCCCGATCTGCTTGTCTTCGACTATTCCGGCTTCGAGATCCCGGCCTTCCATGCCGATTACGCCGAAAAATACGGCCAGGAGCCGAGCTTCACCTTCTTCGGCGACGAGGAGGAGGCGCTCCAGAAGCTGCGCTCGGGCTTCAGGACCGATGTCAGCCATATCTGCGCGGGCTCGGTCACGAAATGGATCGAATCCGGCATTCTCGAGCCCTGGGACACATCGAGGATCACCGCCTGGGAACATATCAACGCCGATCTCAAGGGCACCGACGTGGCCGATACCGGCGCCGAGGTCTATTTCGTGCCGACCGATTTCGGCTCGACCGCCATCGCCTACAACACCGAGGACGTCCCGGCCGGGGACGTGGCCTCGCTCGACGTGTTCAAGAACCCCGAATATGCGGGCCGGGTGACGCTGCCCGACAATGTCGACGACGCCTTCGCCCTGGCCTATCTGGCGACCGGCACCACCAACTGGAGCACCGTCACCGATGCCCAGTTCGACGCCGCCGTCGCCTGGCTGCGCGATGTGCATCCGAACCTGCGCACCTACTGGACCGATCCGGCCGAGCTGGCGCAGCTGCTGGCCTCGGGCGAGGTGCTGGTCTCCTGGGCCTGGAACGAGACCTTGCCGACCATGGTCGATCAGGGCTTTCCGGTCGGGTTCCAGCGCGAGGCCAAGGAGGGCTCGTCGCTCTGGGTCTGCGGCTATGTCGACCTGAAGGACGGCCCCGGCTCCGAACAGAAGGCCTATGACTTCCTCAATGCCACGCTTGCCCCCTCCTCGACCAAGGCCCTGCTCGATGCGGGCTACGGCCAGGCGAATGCCAAGGCGATGGCCGCGATCGGAAACGAGGCGCTGACCGCGATCGGGCTCGGGCCGATCGACGTGCCGGTGCTGGCCCAGTTGCCGATGCCGGGCGAGCTGCGCGAGAAGCAATCGGCCGCCTTCGAGAAGATCAAGGCAGGCTTCTGA
- a CDS encoding DinB family protein — translation MGQAVVTVGWCRLMARYNRWQNRAMMEEVARLDAAERMAPRGAHWGSIQGTMAHLLWADHVWMSRLDGWEAPHARLEDSAGFVADWSEYRSKRQITDARISRWSQGLSEADLAEDLSWYSGAAGREMTVPRAICIVHMFNHQTHHRGQISAMLTAAGVLTAPTDLFLMPDLVG, via the coding sequence ATGGGACAGGCAGTGGTCACGGTCGGGTGGTGCCGGCTGATGGCGCGATACAATCGCTGGCAGAACCGCGCGATGATGGAGGAGGTCGCCCGGCTTGACGCGGCCGAGCGCATGGCGCCGCGCGGGGCCCATTGGGGATCGATCCAGGGCACGATGGCGCATCTGCTCTGGGCCGATCATGTCTGGATGTCGCGGCTTGACGGCTGGGAGGCGCCGCATGCCCGTCTCGAGGACAGCGCCGGCTTCGTCGCCGACTGGTCGGAATACCGCTCGAAGCGGCAGATCACCGATGCCCGGATCAGCCGCTGGTCGCAGGGCCTGTCCGAGGCCGATCTCGCGGAGGATCTGTCCTGGTATTCGGGGGCGGCGGGGCGCGAGATGACCGTGCCGCGCGCGATCTGCATCGTTCACATGTTCAATCACCAGACTCATCACCGCGGCCAGATCAGTGCGATGCTGACGGCGGCCGGGGTGCTGACGGCCCCGACAGATCTGTTTCTGATGCCGGATCTCGTCGGTTAG
- a CDS encoding MDR family oxidoreductase encodes MFKALVVEKDEEGKTHAAVQNLDEDRLPEGDVTVAVEYSTLNYKDGLCLGSGGGLVRQWPHVPGIDFAGVVQQSADPRYKPGDRVVLTGWRVGEVHWGGYAQRARVKADWLVPLPDGLSTHSAMAVGTAGMAAMLAVIALEDHGLKPGDGPVLVTGASGGVGSVATAVLAKLGHEVAAVTGRPGSEDYLRALGASQVVQREDLSEVTRKPLESELWAGCVDPVAGAMLGRVLKQMKYGSSVAAVGLAGGAAIEGALITPFILRGVNLLGIDSVMQPYEARLRAWKRIATDLPMDRLKGMIRSATLEDLPGLGKDILKGQVQGRVVVDLNA; translated from the coding sequence ATGTTCAAGGCGCTGGTCGTCGAGAAGGACGAAGAGGGCAAGACCCATGCCGCGGTGCAAAATCTTGACGAGGACCGTCTGCCCGAGGGCGATGTCACGGTCGCGGTCGAGTATTCGACGCTGAACTACAAGGACGGTCTGTGCCTGGGCTCGGGCGGCGGGCTGGTGCGTCAATGGCCGCATGTGCCGGGGATCGACTTTGCCGGGGTGGTCCAGCAAAGCGCCGATCCGCGCTACAAGCCCGGCGACCGGGTGGTGCTGACCGGCTGGCGCGTGGGCGAGGTGCATTGGGGCGGCTATGCCCAGCGGGCGCGGGTCAAGGCCGACTGGCTGGTGCCGCTGCCCGACGGGCTGTCGACCCATTCGGCGATGGCGGTCGGCACGGCGGGCATGGCCGCGATGCTGGCGGTGATCGCGCTGGAGGATCACGGGCTGAAGCCCGGCGACGGTCCGGTCCTGGTCACCGGCGCCTCGGGAGGCGTGGGCTCGGTGGCGACGGCGGTGCTGGCGAAGCTGGGCCATGAGGTGGCGGCGGTGACCGGCCGCCCCGGGTCCGAGGACTATCTGCGTGCCCTCGGGGCCAGCCAGGTCGTGCAGCGCGAGGACTTGTCCGAGGTGACGCGCAAGCCGCTCGAAAGCGAGCTCTGGGCCGGCTGCGTCGACCCGGTGGCGGGCGCGATGCTGGGCCGGGTCCTGAAGCAGATGAAATACGGTTCTTCGGTCGCGGCCGTGGGTCTTGCGGGCGGCGCGGCCATCGAGGGCGCGCTGATCACGCCCTTCATCCTGCGCGGGGTCAACCTTCTGGGCATCGACAGCGTGATGCAGCCCTACGAGGCCAGGCTGCGCGCCTGGAAGCGGATCGCGACGGACCTGCCGATGGACCGGCTCAAGGGCATGATCCGCAGCGCGACGCTGGAAGATCTGCCAGGGCTCGGCAAGGACATCCTGAAGGGGCAGGTGCAGGGCCGGGTCGTCGTCGACCTGAACGCCTGA
- a CDS encoding universal stress protein, giving the protein MFKKILVPVDLAHAEALKRSCDVAGDLARHYGIGVTYVAVTAPQPGRLARSPEEYRKKLEAFARAEAETHGHLADARVIVCSDPAAELDAALMDALKEVGADLVVMASHLPGVAERIWPSHGGRLAGHARVSVLLVRPESGSADSRS; this is encoded by the coding sequence ATGTTCAAGAAGATACTGGTGCCGGTCGATCTGGCCCATGCCGAGGCGCTGAAGCGTTCCTGCGACGTCGCGGGCGATCTTGCGCGGCATTACGGCATCGGCGTCACCTATGTCGCGGTGACCGCGCCGCAGCCCGGCCGGCTGGCGCGCTCGCCCGAGGAATACCGCAAGAAGCTCGAGGCCTTTGCCCGGGCCGAGGCCGAGACCCATGGTCACCTTGCCGATGCGCGGGTGATCGTCTGTTCGGACCCGGCCGCCGAGCTCGACGCGGCGCTGATGGACGCGCTGAAAGAGGTGGGCGCCGATCTGGTGGTGATGGCGAGCCATCTGCCGGGTGTGGCCGAGCGGATCTGGCCCTCGCATGGCGGCCGGCTGGCCGGTCATGCGCGGGTCTCGGTGCTGCTGGTGCGGCCCGAGAGCGGCTCCGCGGATAGCCGCTCCTGA
- a CDS encoding BCCT family transporter has translation MSDQTTEQLTDQGIPAPEGEVDLIETDYEIGQDNIEGSLGPFGFDIHNPVFLVSGLCIMAFVFYALALPEQAGAVFGWLRPFLTSTFDWFFLSAANVFVLFCLALIVLPVGRVRLGGADATPDYSYSGWFAMLFAAGMGIGLMFFGVLEPVYHMAISQPLGTPSPFAADGSLIPENVDAAREMGLAATIYHWGLHPWAIYAIVALALALFTYNKGLPLTIRSAFYPIFGERIWGWTGHFIDILAVFATLFGLATSLGFGAQQANAGLSHVFGVPEDLTVQILLITGITAIALISVLRGLDGGVKVLSEINMIVAALLLVFVLVAGPTGTILTDFGEGMLAYVRDLPALSNPFGREDTDYLQGWTAFYWAWWISWSPFVGMFIARVSRGRTVREFVICVLVIPSLVCVLWMAVFGGAAIDQVLSDPAGSAVKAQVIDAYNPPMSLFAMLDALPWASITSVIGIVLVIVFFVTSSDSGSLVIDTITAGGKIDAPLPQRVFWCTFEGAVAIVLLVGGGLSALQAMVISTGLPFTLVLLVMCFSIFRGLQTESR, from the coding sequence ATGAGTGACCAGACAACGGAGCAGTTAACGGATCAGGGCATTCCCGCGCCGGAAGGCGAGGTGGACCTGATCGAGACGGATTACGAGATCGGTCAGGACAATATCGAAGGCAGTCTGGGACCGTTCGGTTTTGACATCCACAACCCGGTTTTCCTGGTATCTGGCCTGTGTATCATGGCCTTCGTGTTCTACGCGCTCGCGCTGCCCGAGCAGGCAGGAGCGGTATTCGGCTGGCTGAGGCCGTTCCTGACTTCGACCTTCGACTGGTTCTTTCTGAGCGCGGCCAATGTCTTCGTGCTGTTCTGTCTGGCGCTGATCGTGCTGCCGGTGGGGCGGGTCAGGCTGGGGGGCGCCGATGCGACGCCCGATTACAGCTATTCGGGCTGGTTCGCGATGCTGTTCGCCGCGGGCATGGGCATCGGTCTGATGTTCTTCGGCGTGCTCGAGCCGGTCTATCACATGGCGATCTCGCAGCCGCTCGGCACGCCGTCGCCCTTTGCCGCCGATGGCAGCCTGATCCCCGAGAATGTCGATGCGGCGCGCGAGATGGGGCTGGCCGCCACGATCTATCACTGGGGGCTGCACCCCTGGGCGATCTATGCCATCGTGGCGCTGGCGCTGGCGCTTTTCACCTATAACAAGGGGCTTCCGCTGACGATCCGGTCGGCCTTCTACCCGATCTTCGGCGAGAGGATCTGGGGGTGGACCGGCCATTTCATCGACATCCTTGCGGTCTTCGCCACGCTGTTCGGCCTGGCCACCTCGCTTGGTTTCGGGGCGCAGCAGGCCAATGCCGGTCTGAGCCATGTCTTCGGCGTGCCCGAGGATCTGACGGTGCAGATCCTGCTGATCACCGGCATCACCGCGATCGCGCTGATCTCGGTGCTGCGCGGGCTCGACGGCGGCGTCAAGGTGCTGTCCGAGATCAACATGATCGTCGCCGCGCTGCTGCTGGTCTTCGTGCTGGTGGCCGGGCCGACCGGCACCATCCTGACCGATTTCGGCGAGGGCATGCTGGCCTATGTCAGGGATCTGCCGGCGCTGTCGAACCCGTTCGGCCGGGAGGATACCGACTATCTGCAGGGCTGGACCGCCTTCTACTGGGCCTGGTGGATCTCCTGGTCGCCCTTCGTCGGCATGTTCATCGCCCGCGTCAGCCGTGGCCGTACGGTGCGGGAATTCGTGATCTGCGTGCTGGTGATCCCGAGCCTCGTCTGCGTGCTGTGGATGGCGGTCTTCGGCGGTGCGGCCATCGATCAGGTTCTGTCCGATCCGGCAGGCAGCGCGGTCAAGGCGCAGGTGATCGACGCTTACAACCCGCCGATGTCGCTCTTTGCGATGCTCGATGCGCTGCCCTGGGCGTCGATCACCTCGGTGATCGGGATCGTGCTGGTGATCGTGTTCTTCGTCACCTCGTCGGATTCGGGGTCGCTGGTGATCGACACGATCACCGCGGGCGGCAAGATCGACGCGCCGCTGCCCCAGCGGGTGTTCTGGTGCACCTTCGAGGGGGCGGTGGCCATCGTCCTCTTGGTCGGCGGCGGCCTGTCTGCGCTGCAGGCGATGGTGATCTCGACCGGGCTGCCCTTCACGCTGGTCCTGCTGGTCATGTGCTTCTCGATCTTCCGGGGACTGCAGACCGAGAGCCGCTAG